A part of Capsicum annuum cultivar UCD-10X-F1 chromosome 6, UCD10Xv1.1, whole genome shotgun sequence genomic DNA contains:
- the LOC107875826 gene encoding 40S ribosomal protein S3a translates to MAVGKNKRISKGKKGGKKKAADPYAKKDWYDIKAPSVFEVKNVGKTLVTRTQGTKIASEGLKHRVFEVSLADLQKDEDQAFRKIRLRAEDVQGRNVLTNFHGMDFTTDKLRSLVRKWQTLIEAHVDVKTTDSYTLRMFCIAFTKKRPNQQKRTCYAQSSQIRQIRRKMVEIMRNQASSVDLKELVAKFIPESIGREIEKATSSIFPLQNVYIRKVKILKAPKFDLGKLMEVHGDYSEDVGVKLDRPADETVAEAEAEVPGA, encoded by the exons ATGGCTGTCGG TAAGAACAAGAGGATTTCAAAGGGAAAGAAGGGAGGAAAGAAGAAGGC GGCTGATCCATATGCTAAGAAGGATTGGTATGACATTAAGGCACCATCAGTATTTGAAGTCAAAAACGTTGGTAAAACTCTGGTCACTAGGACTCAGGGTACTAAG ATTGCTTCAGAAGGACTAAAGCACAGAGTTTTTGAAGTCAGTTTGGCTGATCTTCAGAAGGATGAGGATCAGGCTTTCAGGAAGATCCGCTTGAGAGCAGAAGATGTGCAAGGGAGGAATGTCCTTACAAACTTCCAT GGAATGGATTTCACAACAGATAAGTTGAGGTCTCTGGTGCGCAAATGGCAGACTTTGATTGAAGCTCATGTGGATGTCAAGACTACAGATAGCTATACTCTCAGGATGTTCTGCATTGCTTTTACAAAGAAGCGTCCAAACCAACAGAAGCGGACATGTTATGCTCAGAGCAGCCAGATCCGCCAG ATCCGTCGCAAAATGGTTGAGATCATGAGAAACCAAGCAAGTTCCGTTGACCTGAAGGAGTTGGTAGCAAAGTTCATCCCCGAATCAATTGGTAGGGAGATTGAGAAAGCTACTTCTAGCATTTTCCCGCTACAAAATGTCTATATTCGCAAAGTCAAGATCCTCAAGGCCCCTAAATTCGATCTTGGCAAGCTGATGGAG GTGCATGGTGACTACTCCGAAGATGTTGGTGTGAAGTTGGATCGACCAGCTGATGAAACAGTGGCTGAGGCAGAAGCCGAGGTTCCTGGAGCTTAA
- the LOC107875824 gene encoding mitochondrial phosphate carrier protein 3, mitochondrial-like translates to MAYTNNSTYRTSLIPNFLYTASSSSSSSSYVVNDLENTSISTNSNALLSQPSIIKKPFLVPAPKESSGKIEMFSPAYYAACTFGGVMSCGLTHMAVTPLDLVKCNMQIDPTKYKSISSGFGVLLKEQGVKGFFRGWVPTLLGYSAQGACKYGFYEYFKKYYTDLAGPENAAKYKTLIFLAGSASAEVIADVALCPFEAVKVRVQTQPGFARGLSDGFPKFVRAEGATGLYKGLVPLWGRQIPYTMMKFASFETIVEQIYKNVIPTPKNQCSKSTQLGVSFAGGYLAGILCAIVSHPADNLVSFLNNAKGATVGDAVNKLGVMGLCTRGLPIRIVMIGTLTGAQWGIYDSFKVFVGLPTTGGAAAPAPAK, encoded by the exons ATGGCCTACACAAATAACTCTACTTACCGGACATCTTTGATCCCCAATTTTCTTTACACggcttcttcttcatcttcatcttcatcttacGTTGTTAATGACTTGGAGAACACTAGTATTAGTACTAACAGTAATGCATTATTGTCTCAACCATCAATTATCAAGAAGCCTTTTTTGGTTCCGGCACCAAAAGAGTCTTCAGGTAAAATAGAGATGTTCTCACCTGCTTATTATGCTGCTTGTACTTTTGGTGGTGTTATGAGTTGTGGTCTCACTCACATGGCCGTTACACCCCTCGATCTTGTCAAATGCAACATGCAG ATCGATCCTACAAAATACAAGAGCATTTCTTCTGGTTTTGGTGTTCTGCTCAAGGAGCAGGGTGTTAAAGGCTTCTTCAGGGGATGGGTGCCTACCCTGCTCGGTTACAGCGCTCAGGGTGCTTGCAAATACGGTTTCTATGAATACTTCAAGAAGTACTACACAGACCTTGCTGGCCCTGAGAATGCTGCCAAGTACAAGACTTTGATTTTCCTTGCTGGTTCTGCTTCTGCGGAAGTTATTGCTGATGTTGCTCTCTGCCCGTTTGAGGCTGTCAAAGTTCGCGTCCAGACTCAGCCTGGTTTTGCTAGAGGCTTGTCAGATGGATTTCCCAAATTCGTTAGGGCTGAGGGAGCTACTGG GTTGTACAAGGGGCTTGTCCCTCTCTGGGGACGACAAATTCCAT ACACCATGATGAAGTTTGCATCATTTGAAACCATTGTGGAACAAATCTACAAAAATGTCATCCCAACACCAAAAAACCAATGCAGTAAATCTACGCAGCTCGGTGTGAGCTTTGCTGGTGGATATTTAGCTGGTATTCTTTGTGCTATTGTGTCACACCCTGCTGATAACCTAGTTTCTTTCCTCAACAACGCCAAGGGAGCAACTGTGGGCGAT GCTGTGAACAAGCTAGGCGTGATGGGCCTTTGTACTCGCGGTCTTCCTATTCGTATAGTCATGATTGGGACACTCACTGGAGCACAATGGGGCATCTACGACTCTTTCAAAGTTTTTGTTGGACT GCCAACAACTGGTGGTGCCGCTGCACCTGCCCCTGCTAAGTGa
- the LOC107875823 gene encoding NADH dehydrogenase [ubiquinone] 1 alpha subcomplex subunit 1 encodes MSLRWLEAVLPLGIIAGFLCIMGNSQYYIHKAAHGRPKHVGNDMWDVAMERRDKKMMEMLASPSSSSS; translated from the exons ATGAGTTTAAGGTGGTTAGAAGCTGTTCTTCCACTTGGAATCATTGCTGGTTTTCTTTGTATTATGGGTAATTCTCAGTATTACATCCACAAAGCTGCTCATGGCCGG CCAAAGCACGTTGGAAATGATATGTGGGATGTTGCTATGGAAAGGCGGGACAAGAAAATGATGGAGATGCttgcttctccttcttcttcttcgtcttaG
- the LOC107875825 gene encoding N-alpha-acetyltransferase 40 isoform X2, translating into MEAEKRMESNKKSDNNRDKKKTTRKEILEKKKNIKEIIEAAVSQKDPLSSFPTFRHYSTKDLSVYLESGCGDSLSSPVKQYIQNLLKVNMEASYGTEWPVEEKVKRREMGSSEARYIFVYEISNMDANIMLKLSKKGRCNADGIDDKGHLVAFVHYRFTIEEEIPVLYVYELQLEHRVQGKGLGKFLMVLIELIAQKSKMSAVVLTVQKANTIAMNFYRNKLRWGYRQIMSFFASHLTMKLNPY; encoded by the exons ATGGAAGCAGAGAAGAGGATGGAGTCCAACAAGAAATCAGACAACAACAGAGACAAGAAGAAGACAACGAGGAAAGAG ATAttggaaaagaagaagaatattaaaGAGATAATTGAAGCTGCTGTTTCTCAGAAAGACCCCCTTTCTTCCTTTCCAACTTTTCGCCATTACAGCACGAAGG ATTTGTCTGTATACTTGGAATCGGGATGCGGAGATAGCCTCTCTTCTCCAGTAAAGCAGTATATTCAAAACCTCCTCAAG GTGAATATGGAGGCATCTTATGGAACAGAGTGGCCTGTAGAAGAGAAGGTGAAGCGCAGGGAGATGGGTTCTTCTGAAGCTCGTTATATATTTGTGTATGAGATCTCAAATATGGATGCCAACATTATGCTCAAATTATCAAAGAAAGGAAGGTGTAATGCAGACGGTATTGATGATAAGGGTCATCTTGTGGCTTTTGTACATTACCGCTTCACCATCGAGGAAGAAATTCCTGTTCTTTATGTGTATGAATTACAACTTGAGCATCGTGTTCAGGGGAAGGGGCTGGGAAAATTTTTAATGGTTCTAATTGAGCTGATTGCTCAGAAG AGCAAAATGAGTGCTGTGGTGCTAACAGTTCAgaaggcaaacacaatagcaatGAACTTTTATAGGAATAAACTAAG ATGGGGTTACAGACAAATTATGAGCTTCTTTGCAAGTCATTTGACTATGAAGCTAAATCCGTACTAG
- the LOC107873881 gene encoding LOW QUALITY PROTEIN: centromere-associated protein E-like (The sequence of the model RefSeq protein was modified relative to this genomic sequence to represent the inferred CDS: inserted 2 bases in 1 codon) has translation MEKNILWKVFSYCQPKTAIRNGQKEADPAKLDSMLLKETIEKRQQMDSLVQAKGCLESELKRADSEKTELLTELTEQVIQLEIEKKLVSVFVAVQNDGVAEKLKSVEVQMRDVLREKDGIEKLLNGKESEIDQLRKKLSDVGDEIANERSVYERICLEKDEMKMKLDAQVEEADGLRVRLVETEKQEKEIELEVEKLRVEYAAVKKEIEDRESKIESIVREKELVENSLLDSNKVTEELRGQIDVVVREKERIEVERNAEVKKNGELQNTITGLTDLVLSLQKEETKLRDNLDKLEKKCLEGLRKEEEMERKINELVKGNNEKEIKVESLIEEKGVVEKELDEKHLAKFKDVVSELEVSRNGQEEKLKNLEAEDEMQKEFVNEEQNGVNMKQIEEMEDHIKKIAKEVEQTKDDYHDVVREKKVLETQCQVLNKEIACVQISLDEAQKEISAMQYKVELANSKSEEILNALRTAAGSVCLDGEGANVSVVGEKQMNGEDVKPYEAELEAIKNAIKNKENKVEEMXRDSEFLRFSEAKALKKKNFWTLLSSATTIVAAMSLAYVARGH, from the exons ATGGAGAAAAACATTTTATGGAAAGTGTTTTCCTATTGTCAGCCCAAAACTGCCATACGCAATGGCCAAAAAGAAGCTGACCCCGCAA AACTTGACAGCATGCTTTTGAAGGAGACTATTGAGAAACGCCAACAGATGGACTCACTCGTGCAGGCAAAAGGGTGTCTGGAATCGGAACTGAAAAGGGCTGACTCGGAGAAGACTGAGTTGCTGACCGAGTTGACTGAACAGGTGATTCAGCTGGAGATTGAGAAGAAGTTGGTGTCTGTGTTTGTTGCTGTGCAG AATGATGGGGTTGCGGAGAAGCTGAAGAGTGTGGAGGTACAAATGCGCGATGTTTTGAGAGAGAAAGATGGGATTGAGAAGCTGTTGAATGGAAAGGAGAGTGAGATTGATCAGCTTAGGAAGAAACTGAGTGATGTTGGTGATGAGATTGCGAATGAGAGGAGTGTTTACGAGAGGATTTGTCTGGAGAAGGATGAAATGAAAATGAAGCTTGACGCGCAAGTAGAGGAAGCGGATGGATTGAGAGTGAGATTGGTAGAAACTGAGAAGCAAGAGAAGGAGATTGAGTTAGAAGTTGAGAAGTTAAGGGTGGAATATGCTGCTGTCAAGAAGGAAATTGAGGACAGAGAAAGCAAGATTGAGTCGATTGTGAGAGAGAAGGAATTGGTTGAGAATAGCCTGTTGGATTCGAATAAAGTGACTGAAGAACTGAGGGGACAGATTGATGTGGTTGTTAGGGAAAAAGAAAGGATCGAAGTGGAGAGGAACGCAGAAGTGAAGAAGAATGGTGAGTTGCAAAACACTATCACGGGTCTTACTGATTTGGTGCTGAGCTTGCAAAAGGAGGAGACGAAATTGCGTGATAATTTGGACAAGTTGGAGAAGAAGTGTTTGGAAGGATTAAGGAAGGAGGAAGAGATGGAGAGAAAGATAAATGAACTTGTGAAGGGAAACAACGAGAAAGAGATTAAAGTTGAGAGCTTGATTGAAGAAAAGGGTGTTGTTGAGAAGGAATTGGACGAG AAACACTTGGCTAAATTCAAGGATGTTGTTTCTGAATTAGAGGTGTCTCGCAATGGTCAAGAAGAGAAATTGAAGAATTTGGAAGCTGAA GATGAGATGCAAAAGGAATTTGTCAATGAGGAACAGAATGGTGTAAACATGAAACAGATTGAAGAAATGGAGGATCACATTAAAAAAATTGCAAAGGAGGTTGAGCAAACCAAGGATGATTACCACGACGTTGTTAGAGAAAAGAAAGTGTTGGAAACTCAATGTCAAGTGTTGAACAAGGAAATTGCTTGTGTCCAAATCTCACTCGACGAAGCACAGAAGGAAATTAGTGCTATGCAGTACAAGGTTGAGTTGGCAAACAGCAAGTCCGAGGAAATCTTGAATGCTTTGAGGACTGCTGCAGGTTCAGTCTGCTTGGATGGTGAAGGTGCAAATGTCAGTGTGGTTGGTGAAAAACAAATGAATGGGGAAGATGTCAAGCCTTATGAAGCAGAGTTGGAGGCCATCAAGAATGCAATCAAGAATAAAGAGAACAAAGTTGAGGAGAT CAGAGACAGTGAGTTCTTGCGGTTTTCAGAAGCTAAAGCACTAAAAAAGAAGAATTTCTGGACCTTGTTATCTTCAGCAACAACAATTGTTGCTGCAATGTCTCTTGCGTATGTTGCTCGTGGCCATTGA
- the LOC107875825 gene encoding N-alpha-acetyltransferase 40 isoform X1 has translation MEAEKRMESNKKSDNNRDKKKTTRKEILEKKKNIKEIIEAAVSQKDPLSSFPTFRHYSTKDLSVYLESGCGDSLSSPVKQYIQNLLKVNMEASYGTEWPVEEKVKRREMGSSEARYIFVYEISNMDANIMLKLSKKGRCNADGIDDKGHLVAFVHYRFTIEEEIPVLYVYELQLEHRVQGKGLGKFLMVLIELIAQKSKMSAVVLTVQKANTIAMNFYRNKLRYLISTVSPSQMGLQTNYELLCKSFDYEAKSVLEGGEDK, from the exons ATGGAAGCAGAGAAGAGGATGGAGTCCAACAAGAAATCAGACAACAACAGAGACAAGAAGAAGACAACGAGGAAAGAG ATAttggaaaagaagaagaatattaaaGAGATAATTGAAGCTGCTGTTTCTCAGAAAGACCCCCTTTCTTCCTTTCCAACTTTTCGCCATTACAGCACGAAGG ATTTGTCTGTATACTTGGAATCGGGATGCGGAGATAGCCTCTCTTCTCCAGTAAAGCAGTATATTCAAAACCTCCTCAAG GTGAATATGGAGGCATCTTATGGAACAGAGTGGCCTGTAGAAGAGAAGGTGAAGCGCAGGGAGATGGGTTCTTCTGAAGCTCGTTATATATTTGTGTATGAGATCTCAAATATGGATGCCAACATTATGCTCAAATTATCAAAGAAAGGAAGGTGTAATGCAGACGGTATTGATGATAAGGGTCATCTTGTGGCTTTTGTACATTACCGCTTCACCATCGAGGAAGAAATTCCTGTTCTTTATGTGTATGAATTACAACTTGAGCATCGTGTTCAGGGGAAGGGGCTGGGAAAATTTTTAATGGTTCTAATTGAGCTGATTGCTCAGAAG AGCAAAATGAGTGCTGTGGTGCTAACAGTTCAgaaggcaaacacaatagcaatGAACTTTTATAGGAATAAACTAAG GTACCTGATATCTACTGTGTCACCCTCACAG ATGGGGTTACAGACAAATTATGAGCTTCTTTGCAAGTCATTTGACTATGAAGCTAAATCCGTACTAGAG GGAGGTGAAGATAAATGA